GGAAGAGCGTCGCGGCGCCCGTGCCGTCCAGGTCCACGGGCTCGAGCGCCTGGAGCGGCAGCGTGAAGCGGCGGCCGATGAGGACCGTGCGCCCGGAACGAAGCTCGAAGGCGAGACCGAGGAATCCGTCGCGGCCGGTGCGGCCGGGCGGCGGCGGCTCAGGACTCGAAGAGGAGCTCGCGCCGGATCCAATCCACCACGAGGTCGGCGCCGGTGCCGTCCCGGAGGTTCGTGAAGACAAAGGGCCGGTCTCCCCTCATCCGCTTGGAGTCCCGCTCCATCACGGAGAGATCGGCGCCGACGTAGGGCGCCAGGTCGATCTTGTTGATGACGAGCAGATCCGAGCGGGTGATAGCGGGGCCGCCCTTCCGCGGGATCTTGTCCCCCTCCGCGACGTCGAT
The genomic region above belongs to Candidatus Methylomirabilota bacterium and contains:
- a CDS encoding GTP-binding protein, which gives rise to IDVAEGDKIPRKGGPAITRSDLLVINKIDLAPYVGADLSVMERDSKRMRGDRPFVFTNLRDGTGADLVVDWIRRELLFES